The Vigna radiata var. radiata cultivar VC1973A chromosome 6, Vradiata_ver6, whole genome shotgun sequence DNA segment CTTACCATTATAATGTTTGGGATTCGATGGGCACAATTGCAATTGCAATATTTAGGATACTCCGTTATTAGGACACGAGAGACTGAGGTTGCACATCTGTGATAACTTTGATTGgcataatttaaatgttttggTTCTAAAATTGTGCAAATGCAACAACTCAGGACCAGAagtataattaagttttttgttAAGTATTCCGAGTTACAGTATGAAAGATGTTTTTCGAATAATTAAGATTGTGtaagaatagaaaaaagaagatattttcaTGCTATGCGTCGAAACTTTTGGAGATGTTAATTTACTTTGTTGATATAAACttgattgaaagaaaataatgttgagATGTTGGATTTTAGGAAGTTGGATTGAAAGATTTGACAAGCAAGAATCACATGAAAATCATGCTGAGATGGATGAGAGAGAGGCAGAAGGTTCGTCTCGTTTGCAACCACGTTGGGGCTCATAAACAGTTTCTCTATACCACTTGGTTTACCAAGCCAACCACATCTCCTAAGAATCCCTCTTGAAACTTTATTATCAGTTTGTTGCTTATCTGTATCATGTCAAGAGTAATAATTTCGTTTtagaaacattaattaattaatagagaATCTAAATTTCAACTTATTTTTCGTTGTTTCTTTTGAATGATAGGTAAACTTTATGATTCGAAATTTTGTAGAGCTAATGCACTGATTTGATGATCCGGTGCACTTTTTAATAGTGAAAAGAAGGTGTGGGCTAGTTTATGAAAGGATCTGTGATTAAAAGTagctattttcttttgtttttgagatTTTGTGTTTCTGGCATTAAGTTATTAATAGGCAGAGTGGACAATCTAACGTCGATCATGACATGAAGCTCTAAATACTACTATAGACCGACTTTTTCAACAACAGAAAACTCAGTTTTGAACCAGTTTTCACTTTCCTTATCTTCAGTGATTTGTGATGACTCATTGCAATTGTCTATTTTCAAGCCTTACAGTGTAGGCATGTCAACTGAGTCTATAGATGAAATTTGTCTTAAAAATGATCTTAAACtggaaaaatattttggtttaatgataattaatttaacaaaatatacgTTTTTGGGTAAAACAAAGTTAAGTTATTTAAAGAATTGACCGGGTTTaatgtttcatattttaaaggtttaatacctattttggttcatcctttgggagggtttgttaaAAGTGgtcctttcttttttcaaaagttcacttaagtcctagcTTTTGCAAAAAcggttcaaagtggtcctttttggtaacgacgTTAAGTTCACTAATGACAGACTTGTCAGGTGTCTAACATGTGCTGATGTGACattgttatgttttaaaaaaaaaaatattgtgacgtgtaaatgtatgttgttagggttaaattaaaaaatgaattagggttATATTACAAAATGAATTAGGGATTTGCGTTGCGGATTGGGAAAATCTGAagtaaaaattggaaaaattaatttaaccctaacatTAGGAGGTGGAGCACATCTCCGGTGACCTCTGGCAGCTGAAGGCGAGATCCCTCCATAGCCACCCTTTCGTATGACTCTTTCCTCCATAGCCACCCTTTCGTATGACTGTGCACACAAAATTTTTGGATTCTGGATTAGCCTCCATATGATTTCGAAATCAGGTTTTGCAGTGGAATGAAATTTGGATAGCTTGGTTTGATTTTTGGTGGAGGTTGGAAATTGGTGGGTCCTTTTCTGTTTGGTTTGTTTCGGTGTTATGGAGGATTGATGGGGATAAATTGAAAGGTGTTGGAAGAAACGGGTAGTAGTGTTTGGGTTGGTTAcagataaaaaagaagaagggtGGAGGTGTGTGTTAGGAGATGATGAGTTAAGAAAAATTGatgaggttgaagatgatggtaGAAGATGATGAGTGCAGAGGGATCCGTTTTGGGTTGGACAGAAAGGGGTGgatacccttttttttttcctccccCCATTTTTCTGTATGTGTCCCCATATATATAAGACCGTGAAGATCTTCAATCAACAAACATGAATACTGAAAACTTGGAAAAGAAACCCCACCAAAAACAATGACTGTTGCAAACTTAATCATCTTCCAATTCCTTCCAAAAATAGCGTTTCAATCCCTTTCAACTATTGATTGGCTGGCCCTCTCTCTTTGAAATCGAATGAGCCAGAGCTTTCGGCTAGGGTTTGGGTTGGGGCTTCAGCGCTTCGCACGTTCGGCGCCGTTCCCTAGAGTTCTTCGGCTATCGCCATTTGCAACCAAGCACCTCCTGCAGTTGGTCTACTGGTCTTCCGCTAGAACTCCTTCAACAAATAACGTCTTTCCTGCAAGAAGCAGTTAGGTATGGGAAACTGAAAGCGAAAAATGCGAAGAGGAAAAGGGAAGGGACCTTGAAGAATCTTCCAGATGCGTGAAGGAGGTGAAATTGCTTCCATGCTAGGACGTCGGATTCGGGTGGAGGAGACAATGACGAGGAAGACGCGAATTCAATTTACTTAATCCATTCCAAATTACccctaattccttttttaatccaaccttaactatattcatttacacgtcatcattatatatttttttaaaacaaattacaatgccaCATAATCAAACATTACACATCTGGCAGTtctgccgttagtgaacttaacgccgttaccaaaaaggaccaacttgaaccgTTTTTGCGAAAaataggactaaagtgaacttttgaaaaaagaagagaccactttgaacaaaccttcccaaaagagggaccaaaataggtattaaacctattttaaaagaaagaattgaacTGTACCTAGTTTCAAGCAAATAGATGAAACATAAGGATGAATTATATATCAAACCAtgcttgaaaaaatttaaaaaacgaCATAATGTTTACGGTAAATGCGACATAATAAGCTTAAACATCTTGCTTTACCCTCCAAAACACATTGCATTCTTAGAAAAATCACAAATAAGACCAAATGTATGTTTATGgagaaacaaaaattacatataaaataatgtgTTTGGTTGCAACTTCCAAATCACAAAAAGTCAAAACATTTTTGTTTGGGCATTAACAAAGTCATTAAGACTTCaaagttcattttttatattgcttAGTTCCTGAGTTAAATGATCATATCTCTTAAGACGCATTTCATCATGACCTCTCAAATCCAAGTTAAACAACTTTATCACATAGTTTAAGGAAGTTCTTTGTCTTAAGAGATGGAGGTCCATCTTTTGCAtcacaaatgaaaaagaaatgttcATGTATCTTAAAGTTATAGCGTGGAAAAGTAGTTGTTTCATAATAAACATGTGTTGGTACAATAATAATTTGAGCAATTTTAGTGGTTATCATTGTTTCTCTGGTATGGAAAACCAATATCATTGGTTGATTCTTCGTGCAccatcttttatttaaaatattgaataagcATAATAAGAATTAGCGTTTGCACCAGGAAATTTGTTTACAACAATCCTagtaacttttaaatttataagcaAATGTGTTTTATGCGAGTGAGTTGCCATGCAAGATTGAGAAGGAGTTCCCATCCCAAACAAAAGTTGGTATTACAAGTTTCATTAATGTTTGCCTACATTTCATTACTACTTTTCACAATGCCAAAAGTTATCTTGATTGATTAGCAAGCTAAGTTTCATTACAGGTATTTCACTTTCTTCCTTCTCTGTATTTAGTTTACTAATATATCatctttcaaaagattaaaataaaatatataaatacctCACTCATGTTTGGAGAAGAAATGACTGGAAAATTTACTTCAGTCatttcactttttctatttatttttcaaaactcttGCATTTCAGCTTCAATTGTCTTACGATCATACCTGGGTTGATCACTCTTGGATCAACCATTCTTGTCGATTAACATGGTCGATCACCTTGGCCAATCATCCTGACCAATCACATTGCCCGATCACCCTAATCGATTATTCTTGTTGATCCTGATCAATCTCACCAGTCACCCGGATTGATTGGTAGACAGACCGATTGTAGAATAAAGATCATACTAACACTTAGTCAATGATAACCacaaatcaatcaattaatGCTAATTAAAGTCTAAGGTAAGATTCTTCAAACACATGCattatataacatttaatatcCTCTCGATCAGTCAGTTACTGACTTTAGCATCTAAATATCTTCTCTAGGTACCATCTTAGCAGTTTTGGAGCTATGGAAAACCTTGAAGACCGAATGGAGAAAAAATGGAAACGATACAAGACAAGCAATTGAAAGTACTAGATCCACCTTACTAAAATAGTTGTTATCATTGAATACTGCAAAACATAATAATGATGAAATATTGTACAAATATTgatttattgtatttcttaaatattcaGAAACTTAAACAACTTCTCGtcgaaaataaaagtaaattctGAAACTATAACACTCATTCTTAAAAGAATTGCATATAATGCCAAATCTAATTCAAAGGAGTAACATAAAACAGATAAAACCAAAGTGTTTTGGCTTGAAATCTCAAATCACAGAAAGTCAAAACATTTTGCTTGGGCATTAAGAAAGTCATTAAGACTCCTAAGTTCTTTCTTTATGTTGTCTAGTTCCCAAGTTAAATGATCATGTCTCTTAAGAAGCTCATTGATTCGCACCTTTGCATGGTCCAACTTAGGATCCCTTCCCAAAACACGTTGACGCATTTGATCAACCCAAGACCTCTCAAATCCAAGTTGAACAGCTTCATCACATAGTTTAAGGAATTCCTTTTCTCTATGAGGATTAATACTACCAACACTTTCACTTCGAAGGAACAACAACATATCTACCAATGTTTTCAACATCCAAGCTCGAAAGCGATCAGTGAACTTCTCACACGCATTCCAAAGATGAGGATATGCTTCTATCGCCTCCACTAGCAGAGAAATTTGTGAATCATTGAGATCAACAAACTGCTTATACTTTTCCAATCTTGTACGAGTATCTGTAGAAGCTGTAAAAAGTTTGAGGAGTaggtgatatatatatatatatatatatatatatatatatatatatatatatatatatatatatatatatatatataagatggAAAGGAgacaagaaaagagaaataacCTGAAGTAACCACAACGTCATTATTGGAAACAATCCTTACTCCCTCTGTTTTATCCAACAAGTTCACCCGTTCTTGGATTTTGATATTTGTATGTGGTGCTATTTCTGTCTTGTCTTCATTCAACTCATTATCTTGTTTAACAATCTGGGAATCTTGTGAAAGTATATTTGCACCACTTGAGTTGTGAATTGTAACACCACTAACCAAGCTAATGTTATCTCCACCAATTGGCAAGGTTTTAATTGTAACTCCCTCTATTGCAGGCCCACCtctccttctttctcttcctaTTTCCTCAATATTCTATTCATCACGAATGGAAAAGTAATGTTTGTgtatatttaaagttaaaacttttaaaaacatttgtttCATAATGTATATCATGTGTTGGTACCACAATAATTTGACCAACTTTAGCGGTTACCATATTTACAAGTAAAAGTATTTTATGCAAAGGAGTTACCATACATGTTTGAGACGAACTTCTTACCTCTGAAACAAAAGTTGGTATTGCAGGTTTATCTGATGTCGTAGTTTTTCCCAAGTTGTCTGTCTCTATTTCATCAGTACGCTTTACAACACCAAAGGTTATGTTGATTGATTAGTAAGTCAAGTTTCGTTTTGTGCTTGTTTAAATTTCTTCCATCATGTAGCATATTAATGTATCATTTTTTagaagattaaaagaaaatatgtaaatacCTGAGTCATGTTTGGAGAAGAAATGACTGGAAAGTTTTGATCCATAGCTTGTGGGTCTGATGCCATTTCATTTTTTCTGTCTATTTTTTGGAACTCTTCTATTTCCGGTGCTTGTGTTTtggtttcaattttgttatgttGACCTACCATTTCAACTCTGCTCTCCAACATAGATTGATTGTTATCATTGACTTGTGAAGAAAATGGTTTAATTTGAGATGTAGATTGATCTTCGCGGTTCATTTGGAGGGGAGAAGTGTTTTTTGGCGTAGGATCCCAATCCTGCTGAAACAATTGATCGTAAAAAGTTAGGACTACTTTTTGTGATTGATAGCCTCTGGAATAATTTATTTCCTTGAGTTGttgtagtatatatatatatatatatatatatatatatatatatatatatatatatatatatatatatatatatatatatatatatatatatatatatcaaccattcagtttttgtaaattatttggaaaaatgagaatatttatttagtttgtgTAACGTTACTTACCTGAGACATTTTGATGGTACTTTGAGTTTGTCCAAGTGGACTTTGTTGGTCTGTGAAGTATGAAGCAGTCGTTGCAGGAGCCACTTCCTTTGAACCATAATCTTTCTCAGTGACattcttatctaatttttcattgATCTAATCAAGGATAAAGTATGTATATAGAAAAGGAGCATTCCAAGAAATCAGttcttttagaataataatagCTATAAATGAAAAGACTGTTTTTCAAATAATGAATTGAGTCTCAGGAAAATTTGTCGAATTTTAGTGAAGCAATTAGTGGTGTATACTAAAGTTTAATTATGATATTGAATTTCACTTGGTTAACTTGAATAGGTTGGCTGGTTCTGACCTGTGAAGAAGGCAACTCAGTAGAATTGTTGTTTGTAGAAACTTCATCtaatttctttatttcataCATCAGTGACGAAATCTCCAAACGAATTGTTTCAGACATTCCCAAACCTATAGTTCAAGTGTATAGTTAAGGACTTCGTTTAACAATGAAACAAAGCAAACACAGAAATCAACGCAACCTCAACATTCCATAAATCATCATTATATTGTCAcaactaaagaaattaaatggaaaagaaaataacatgcagaaaattataaatactagTGATTATTGTTATACAAGTGTTTGGGTTTAAATTTGAATGGAATAGGTaatttgttcatattttatttagcTGGAACAAAGAAACATGAATTATTCGGTACTTGAGGGTAGTTATTTGAAATGATGTCATACtctatagaaaaattaaaaatgttagctaaagatttcaaaattcacaaCTACATTTGAACACATTTAGCGAAATCACAATGAgtcatttatatataaagtatcATCGTAACATGTAATGTTTGCAACAATATATCCATGCATAGTATTTACCTTCCAAAGGATAATTTTGTTGGAGCTCCTGAGGAGTAATTGTTGAAGTCAAAGAGAGTTTTGGACAATTGCGGATAATGCGATGCTTCACATTTGAAAATATACTCTCTTGCTGAAAATTTGAAAGATCcataaatattataagtttaaGTTGTGGAAGTTCAACTTTGGTCTTTACTGTCTCATCGTATTCGCATGCAATAAACTCTTGTAGTTCAGTGGCTTCCTTTATGATTAGAATCCTCAAGTTGGAAAGAGCATTGGATGCAATTACAGAGGTGAAACATTTCAACTTATGGCATCGTTCAATAACCAATGAGTCTAGTTTCGGGAAGCATGGCTGTGCAAAAAGGCTTTTATCCTCCAAATCCTCTTCAATAATCTGTCTTAATTCCTTGCATTCACTTACTTGTAGATAATTTAACTCTGGTAGGGATCTCAACATAGACTGAGGAAATATTACTTCCAATTTTTCACATTCTTCTATTATTAATGAGTTGAGATGTTGAAGGGTAAATGAGTTGTTGGTAGCCACCCAAATATGAGTCATTTCATGTAGATAACTCAACTTTAAAAATTCTAACTTTAAACTGACTTGTTGTCCCATCATCCAATCTCCATTGTTGGCATTGCTCATGCGTAGAGTTTGCTGAGTGGAAAAATGGTTCTGAATATTCACTGTGCCCCCAACAAAAGGCATTATGAATATATCTTGCAATGAGTCACATCTCGAAATTTTTACCCATTTCAAACTTGAGAACATTGAAAGATTACTTTCAAACTCATGCTCATCTTCAAccatgtttttatttcttttcactcTTTCAGGACTTACTATATGCTTCAAACCATCACAGTTAGATATATCCAATTCTTCCAATGAAGTTAAGGTCTTAGCTACAGATGTAGTAAATAATGAGTCCAACATTAGACAATACTTTATACTAAGAAGTGCAAGGCTAGACAGAGAAAACgatcctgaaaaaaaaaattataaataacaaaaatgttatTCAATTAGGACTTCCATTCTTATTTTCAATACATCGATCTCCATGGACTAAAACCACAAACcaaaacatcaaataatcagctgaaa contains these protein-coding regions:
- the LOC106764364 gene encoding uncharacterized protein LOC106764364; amino-acid sequence: MFGTAIRCLAKKPKPKMGPVAVKTPPEQRQTITRTLFDIIKEHGPITVANTWERVKEVGLKDLTSKNHMKIMLRWMRERQKVRLVCNHVGAHKQFLYTTWFTKPTTSPKNPS